A stretch of the Lytechinus variegatus isolate NC3 chromosome 5, Lvar_3.0, whole genome shotgun sequence genome encodes the following:
- the LOC121415425 gene encoding uncharacterized protein LOC121415425 has product MAGAIVGPMSFQLGNSCFEGDAYVAPIEDDMLLGADFLHAKGVVLDLKSARLELGEEQIPLQFGSDLSEHKVARVRAEYRVIVPPNKAKRVSGILDQKLDTFVFEPVHTLEGIAPQTLHDAGATAEIYVINLADRPVIIDPGDLLGAAQEVEVAKVPYDPTEDGLSSAQGSELLNLLVYHADAFAKDEFDLGNFTLIEHGIDTGTSPPIKQRMRRTPVAFAGEEKAHLAKVENAGVIQPSISEWASAPVLVRKRDGGVRWCIDYRASTTGHLNR; this is encoded by the exons ATGGCTGGAGCCATTGTAGGTCCCATGTCTTTCCAATTAGGAAACTCTTGTTTTGAAGGAGATGCATACGTAGCTCCAATCGAGGATGATATGCTTTTGGGTGCAGATTTTCTGCATGCTAAAGGGGTGGTCCTTGACCTCAAGTCGGCCCGTCTGGAACTGGGGGAGGAGCAAATACCTCTCCAGTTTGGATCTGATTTGTCTGAGCACAAGGTGGCTCGGGTGAGAGCTGAATACCGAGTCATCGTTCCTCCAAACAAGGCCAAACGGGTCTCTGGAATCTTAGATCAGAAGTTAGACACCTTTGTGTTTGAACCAGTGCATACCCTGGAGGGGATTGCCCCTCAAACTTTGCATGATGCAGGGGCCACAGCTGAAATATATGTCATCAACTTGGCTGATCGCCCAGTCATAATAGATCCTGGTGATCTTCTCGGTGCAGCACAGGAAGTAGAGGTGGCCAAAGTTCCCTATGATCCCACTGAGGAC GGATTATCATCTGCGCAAGGCAGCGAGCTTCTTAATCTGCTCGTATACCATGCAGACGCCTTTGCTAAGGATGAATTCGATCTAGGGAACTTTACCCTTATTGAGCACGGTATTGATACTGGCACTTCGCCTCCTATTAAACAAAGGATGAGGCGTACTCCCGTAGCATTTGCGGGTGAAGAAAAGGCACACCTAGCTAAGGTGGAGAATGCTGGTGTGATTCAACCCTCAATCTCTGAGTGGGCTTCTGCTCCCGTATTAGTACGGAAGAGGGATGGGGGAGTTCGATGGTGCATCGACTACCGGGCATCGACTACCGGGCACTTAAATCGGTGA